The proteins below are encoded in one region of Amycolatopsis magusensis:
- a CDS encoding neutral/alkaline ceramidase: protein MPVSRRQVLAGAAAVPLAGALSAATAAAQGGYLVGLGIADVTGPAAENGMMGYSMPQQQTAGLHQRTRARAYIIAEGAKRIVFVNADLGAIFQSVHQAVLAELARAYGQLYTEQNVLLNATHTHAACGGYSHYAAYNLSILGFQEQTFDAVVDGIVEAIKAAHEDLRPGTLSLGRTELTDASANRSRTAFELNPAADKAFFPLSVDPAMTVLRLAQQGRDTGAICWFATHGTSMTNANQLISGDNKGYAAYHWEHEKAGVRYLDGKPGFVASFPQTNSGDMSPNLNLEPGSGPTEDEFENTRIIGERQYHAARRAYDASTPVSGAIDFRLSFVDMSRVDVDGRFTPDGRPRRTCTAAIGASMLAGSTEDGPGLPLPEGIRNPFLDALGGMDAPVPQALADAQAPKVVAVPFGAMKPYPWAPEVLPLQLVRIGSLYLVAGPAEFTIVAGLRLRRTVAAELGVPLENVLVQGYANAYSQYVTTPEEYDSQQYEGASTLFGRYTLPAYQQEFARLAAAMRAGRPVDPGPRPRDLTGKQLNFQPGVVFDNAPLFKSFGDVLTEPQSSYRRGEQVLVEFVTGHPKNNLRRGGTFLEVQRLVDGTWVRHADDGDWATKYRWVRTVLGESKAVLTWDVPANAPLGRYRLVHHGDWKHGITGAITAFSGTSRAFVVA, encoded by the coding sequence ATGCCGGTCAGCCGGAGGCAGGTCCTGGCGGGTGCCGCCGCGGTCCCACTGGCGGGTGCGCTGAGCGCGGCCACCGCCGCCGCCCAGGGCGGGTACCTCGTCGGCCTCGGGATCGCCGACGTCACCGGGCCCGCCGCGGAGAACGGCATGATGGGCTACTCCATGCCGCAGCAGCAGACCGCCGGCCTCCACCAGCGCACCCGCGCCCGGGCGTACATCATCGCCGAGGGCGCGAAGCGGATCGTCTTCGTCAACGCCGATCTCGGCGCCATCTTCCAGTCGGTGCACCAGGCCGTGCTCGCCGAACTCGCCCGCGCGTACGGGCAGCTCTACACCGAGCAGAACGTCCTGCTCAACGCCACGCACACGCACGCGGCCTGCGGTGGCTACTCGCACTACGCCGCCTACAACCTGTCCATCCTCGGCTTCCAGGAGCAGACCTTCGACGCCGTGGTGGACGGCATCGTCGAAGCGATCAAGGCCGCGCACGAGGACCTGCGGCCCGGCACGCTCAGCCTCGGCCGCACCGAGCTGACCGACGCCAGCGCCAACCGCTCGCGCACCGCGTTCGAGCTGAACCCGGCCGCGGACAAGGCCTTCTTCCCGCTGTCGGTCGACCCGGCGATGACCGTGCTGCGGCTGGCCCAGCAGGGCCGCGACACCGGTGCGATCTGCTGGTTCGCCACCCACGGCACCTCGATGACCAACGCCAACCAGCTGATCAGCGGCGACAACAAGGGCTACGCCGCCTACCACTGGGAGCACGAGAAGGCCGGAGTCCGGTACCTGGACGGCAAACCCGGGTTCGTGGCCAGCTTCCCGCAGACCAACTCCGGGGACATGTCGCCGAACCTGAACCTCGAGCCGGGCTCCGGGCCGACCGAGGACGAGTTCGAGAACACCAGGATCATCGGCGAACGGCAGTACCACGCGGCCCGCCGCGCCTATGACGCGAGCACGCCGGTCAGCGGTGCCATCGACTTCCGGCTGTCCTTCGTGGACATGTCCCGGGTGGACGTCGACGGCCGGTTCACCCCGGACGGCCGCCCGCGGCGCACCTGCACCGCCGCCATCGGCGCGTCGATGCTGGCGGGCAGCACCGAGGACGGTCCCGGCCTCCCGCTGCCCGAGGGCATCCGCAACCCGTTCCTCGACGCGCTCGGCGGCATGGACGCGCCGGTGCCCCAGGCGCTGGCCGACGCGCAGGCGCCGAAGGTGGTCGCGGTGCCCTTCGGCGCGATGAAGCCGTACCCGTGGGCGCCGGAAGTCCTGCCGCTGCAACTGGTCCGCATCGGCTCGCTGTACCTGGTCGCCGGGCCCGCCGAGTTCACCATCGTCGCCGGGCTGCGCCTGCGCCGCACGGTGGCCGCCGAACTGGGCGTGCCGCTGGAAAATGTGCTGGTGCAGGGGTACGCCAACGCCTACAGCCAGTACGTGACCACGCCCGAGGAGTACGACTCGCAGCAGTACGAGGGCGCGTCGACGCTGTTCGGCCGGTACACCCTGCCCGCCTACCAGCAGGAGTTCGCGCGCCTGGCGGCCGCGATGCGCGCGGGCCGGCCGGTCGACCCGGGCCCGAGGCCGCGCGATCTGACCGGCAAGCAGCTGAACTTCCAGCCAGGGGTCGTCTTCGACAACGCACCGCTGTTCAAGAGCTTCGGTGACGTGCTGACCGAGCCGCAGAGCAGTTACCGGCGCGGTGAGCAGGTGCTGGTCGAGTTCGTCACCGGGCACCCGAAGAACAACCTGCGCCGCGGCGGCACCTTCCTCGAGGTGCAGCGGCTGGTCGACGGCACCTGGGTGCGTCACGCCGACGACGGCGACTGGGCGACGAAGTACCGTTGGGTCCGCACCGTGCTCGGCGAGTCGAAGGCGGTGCTCACCTGGGACGTCCCGGCGAACGCCCCGCTGGGCAGGTACCGCTTGGTGCACCACGGCGACTGGAAGCACGGCATCACCGGCGCGATCACCGCGTTCAGCGGGACTTCACGGGCGTTCGTGGTCGCCTGA
- a CDS encoding sphingomyelin phosphodiesterase — MSFNLLQLPWPAQRSHRDKAARARAAEAVIREVGPDVLVLNEAFSAEARDMVRSLADDWPHRTPVVGRHTRWFTVSGGVLVLSRAPITARHQVVFTDHCLGTSDRFAAKGAALVRVDRLWVVGTHLQADAWTPRRAHAVRTRQLTAIRRLVERTVPAGEPVVIAGDLNVGLARKADAERVLGAALHAAPAWTYDAVTNPLATPPGYRDVLDYLGAFHHGGRPSPAIGPVSVSHFGGDTIPSDHYPVSAKIEY; from the coding sequence ATGAGCTTCAACCTGCTGCAGTTGCCGTGGCCGGCGCAGCGTTCGCACCGGGACAAGGCCGCGCGCGCTCGTGCGGCCGAGGCGGTGATCCGCGAGGTCGGGCCGGATGTGCTGGTGCTCAACGAAGCGTTCAGCGCCGAGGCGAGGGACATGGTGCGCTCGCTCGCCGACGACTGGCCGCACCGCACGCCCGTGGTCGGGCGGCACACCCGCTGGTTCACCGTCAGCGGCGGGGTGCTCGTGCTGAGCCGGGCCCCGATCACCGCGCGCCACCAGGTGGTGTTCACCGACCACTGCCTGGGCACCAGCGACCGCTTCGCGGCCAAGGGCGCCGCGCTGGTCCGGGTGGACCGGCTTTGGGTCGTCGGCACGCACCTGCAGGCCGACGCCTGGACCCCGCGGCGCGCCCACGCCGTCCGCACCCGCCAGCTGACCGCGATCCGGCGGCTCGTCGAGCGCACCGTGCCCGCCGGTGAACCGGTGGTCATCGCCGGGGACCTCAACGTGGGGCTGGCGCGCAAAGCCGACGCGGAACGCGTGCTCGGCGCCGCCCTCCACGCCGCCCCGGCCTGGACCTACGACGCGGTGACCAACCCGCTCGCCACCCCGCCCGGCTACCGCGACGTGCTCGACTACCTCGGCGCCTTCCACCACGGCGGCCGGCCCAGCCCGGCGATCGGGCCGGTGTCGGTCTCGCATTTCGGAGGTGACACGATTCCTTCCGACCACTACCCGGTTTCGGCGAAGATCGAGTATTAG
- a CDS encoding MFS transporter — protein MAGLPLRTRLGYSVGSFVTGAFGTVPGLLLLPYLTDTMAVPGAIAGAIVLVPKAWDVLFNPVAGRISDARLAKDGSRAKFLLFGGIGVAVLFAALFAHPGFGKTWLDAAYVVAVFFLCATAFAFFQVPFNALPAELTPGYEERTRLNSWRIGVLALAILVSGGGAPAVVDIFGGVPGYQAMGVVIGLVILAGALGVYFSIRHAPVAEIRQPTTSWRDLLATMKSWRPFRWLLGVYFVQSLGIGTLLAGVSYVARYVLGDPGLQTLLFVGFVGPALLVMPLCMALGRRWGKVTGLRVFTAVFAVALLGMLASRVLPVPVVFVFVALAGVGYAGIQVFPLAILPDLITAEEERTGAARAGVAAGVWTAGETLGLALGPGLFGLILQLGGYVSSVDSSATQPDSAVTAILFGFSLLPAILVALAIPLLRKKILEPGR, from the coding sequence ATGGCCGGGCTCCCGCTCCGGACACGGCTCGGCTACTCGGTCGGCTCGTTCGTCACCGGGGCCTTCGGCACGGTGCCCGGGTTGCTGCTGCTGCCCTACCTCACCGACACCATGGCCGTGCCCGGCGCGATCGCCGGGGCCATCGTGCTGGTGCCCAAGGCGTGGGACGTGCTGTTCAACCCGGTGGCCGGCCGGATCTCCGACGCGCGACTGGCCAAGGACGGCAGCCGGGCGAAGTTCCTGCTCTTCGGCGGCATCGGCGTGGCGGTGCTCTTCGCCGCGTTGTTCGCCCACCCCGGCTTCGGGAAGACCTGGCTCGACGCCGCGTACGTGGTGGCCGTGTTCTTCCTGTGCGCCACCGCCTTCGCCTTCTTCCAGGTGCCGTTCAACGCGCTGCCCGCCGAACTGACGCCGGGTTACGAGGAACGCACCCGGCTGAACAGCTGGCGGATCGGCGTGCTGGCGCTGGCGATCCTGGTCTCCGGCGGCGGCGCCCCGGCCGTCGTGGACATCTTCGGCGGCGTGCCCGGCTACCAGGCGATGGGCGTGGTGATCGGCCTGGTCATCCTGGCCGGCGCGCTCGGCGTGTACTTCAGCATCCGCCACGCCCCGGTCGCCGAGATCCGCCAGCCCACCACCAGCTGGCGCGACCTGCTCGCCACGATGAAGTCCTGGCGCCCGTTCCGCTGGCTGCTCGGGGTCTACTTCGTCCAGTCGCTGGGCATCGGCACCCTGCTCGCCGGGGTCAGCTACGTGGCCAGGTACGTGCTCGGCGACCCCGGCCTGCAGACGCTGCTCTTCGTCGGTTTCGTCGGGCCCGCGCTGCTGGTGATGCCGTTGTGCATGGCGCTGGGACGGCGCTGGGGCAAGGTCACCGGGCTCCGGGTGTTCACCGCGGTGTTCGCCGTGGCGCTGCTGGGCATGCTCGCCTCGCGCGTGCTGCCGGTGCCGGTGGTCTTCGTGTTCGTCGCGCTGGCCGGGGTCGGCTACGCGGGCATCCAGGTGTTCCCGCTGGCGATCCTGCCGGACCTGATCACCGCGGAGGAGGAACGCACCGGCGCCGCACGTGCCGGGGTGGCGGCCGGGGTGTGGACCGCGGGCGAAACCCTCGGCCTGGCGCTGGGGCCGGGGTTGTTCGGGCTGATCCTGCAGCTCGGCGGTTACGTGTCCTCTGTGGACTCGTCGGCCACGCAGCCGGACAGTGCGGTCACCGCGATCCTCTTCGGCTTCTCGCTGCTGCCCGCGATCCTCGTCGCGCTGGCGATACCGTTGCTGCGCAAGAAGATTCTGGAACCGGGCCGATGA
- a CDS encoding pyridoxal phosphate-dependent decarboxylase family protein, with translation MTSAEDVLAELRALRAGDLPTHGARTLAYVYDSGLSGVDELAAGAHALAAHANGLDPTAFPSLLRLENDLVAATADLVGATGETVGAVTSGGTESCLLAVLAARTGAPEVREPAMVLPETAHAAFQKAAHFFGVRAVPVPVDPVTFRADPAAMAAAMDEHTVLVVASAPSYAHGVVDPIAEIAAAVSARGIRMHVDACIGGWVLPHLGVPPFGFGVPGVTSVSVDLHKYAYCPKGVSVLLHANAGLRRGHYFASADWPGYTMLNSTVQSTRSGGPLAAAWAVVRHIGPDGYRHLALEARAAAEEIAAGIGKIDGLRVLGSPDSTLVAFALDGTPGFDLFTVADEMSARKWYVQPQFAHGVSPENLHLTLSAANRGHEPEFLADLEAAVSAARATGPVTVDPQIAEFVAALDPDQLTSEQFAGLLGAAGLGEGSAVPARMAEVNTLLAAAPARLRERLLLEFLGQLHH, from the coding sequence ATGACCTCCGCCGAGGACGTGCTCGCCGAACTGCGGGCGCTGCGGGCCGGGGACCTGCCCACGCACGGCGCGCGCACGCTGGCCTACGTCTACGACAGTGGACTGTCCGGAGTGGACGAACTCGCCGCCGGGGCGCACGCGCTGGCCGCGCACGCCAACGGTCTCGACCCCACCGCGTTCCCCAGCCTGCTGCGCCTGGAGAACGACCTGGTGGCCGCGACCGCGGACCTGGTCGGCGCCACCGGAGAAACCGTCGGCGCGGTCACCTCCGGCGGCACCGAATCCTGCCTGCTCGCGGTCCTCGCCGCGAGGACCGGCGCGCCGGAGGTGCGTGAGCCCGCGATGGTGCTGCCGGAAACCGCGCACGCGGCCTTCCAGAAGGCGGCGCACTTCTTCGGGGTGCGAGCCGTGCCGGTGCCGGTCGACCCGGTGACCTTCCGCGCCGACCCGGCGGCGATGGCGGCGGCGATGGACGAGCACACCGTGCTGGTGGTGGCGAGCGCGCCGTCCTACGCGCACGGGGTCGTCGACCCGATCGCCGAGATCGCGGCCGCCGTGTCGGCCAGGGGCATCCGCATGCACGTCGACGCCTGCATCGGCGGCTGGGTGCTGCCGCACCTCGGCGTGCCGCCGTTCGGCTTCGGGGTGCCGGGGGTGACCAGCGTTTCGGTCGACCTGCACAAGTACGCGTACTGCCCCAAGGGGGTCTCGGTGTTGCTGCACGCCAACGCCGGACTTCGCCGGGGACACTACTTCGCCAGCGCCGACTGGCCCGGGTACACGATGCTCAACTCCACCGTGCAGTCCACGCGCTCGGGCGGCCCGCTGGCCGCGGCGTGGGCGGTGGTCCGGCACATCGGCCCCGACGGCTACCGGCACCTGGCGCTCGAAGCCCGCGCGGCGGCGGAGGAGATCGCCGCGGGGATCGGCAAGATCGACGGCCTGCGCGTGCTCGGCTCGCCGGACTCGACGCTGGTCGCCTTCGCGCTGGACGGCACGCCCGGGTTCGACCTGTTCACCGTGGCCGACGAGATGTCCGCGCGGAAGTGGTACGTGCAGCCGCAGTTCGCCCACGGCGTCTCACCGGAGAACCTGCACCTGACCTTGTCGGCGGCGAACCGCGGGCACGAGCCGGAATTCCTCGCGGACCTGGAGGCCGCCGTTTCCGCGGCTCGCGCCACCGGGCCGGTCACCGTGGATCCGCAGATCGCCGAGTTCGTCGCCGCGCTGGACCCGGACCAGCTGACTTCCGAGCAGTTCGCCGGGTTGCTCGGGGCGGCCGGGTTGGGCGAGGGCAGTGCCGTGCCCGCGCGGATGGCCGAGGTCAACACGCTGCTCGCGGCCGCTCCGGCCCGCCTGCGGGAGCGGCTGCTGCTCGAATTCCTGGGGCAACTGCACCACTGA
- a CDS encoding LLM class flavin-dependent oxidoreductase, producing MMEIGVILPSVTAQREQGLDLRAAARHAEAAGLDGVWMGDHLATGMSTLDCVAGLATAAAVTERVRIGASVFVPAIRPLAWAAKQLASLQYLSGGRLVLGVGSGGGAAQWAAAGVPFAERGRRTDVALELLPDLLAGKPVRLVDEPGEPVVELAPAVRTPPLWVGNDSAVARRRAARFGDGWFPSLIPVDEVVRGRGHLAELAGEYERPLPTVTVGGVVSFGGTPAGEIADQIAGGYGMPIERARKVPITGTPDDAADRFAEYAAAGVDHLVLGISGGDWRTQVDRLAAARHLAG from the coding sequence ATGATGGAGATCGGGGTGATCCTGCCGTCGGTGACCGCCCAGCGTGAGCAGGGGCTCGACCTGCGGGCGGCGGCGCGGCACGCGGAGGCGGCCGGGCTGGACGGGGTGTGGATGGGTGACCACCTGGCCACCGGTATGTCCACTCTGGACTGCGTGGCCGGGCTGGCCACCGCCGCCGCGGTCACCGAGCGGGTGCGGATCGGGGCGAGCGTGTTCGTGCCCGCCATCCGCCCGCTGGCCTGGGCGGCCAAGCAGCTCGCCAGCCTGCAGTACCTCTCCGGCGGCCGACTCGTCCTGGGGGTCGGGTCGGGCGGCGGAGCGGCGCAGTGGGCGGCGGCGGGGGTGCCGTTCGCCGAGCGGGGCAGGCGGACCGACGTGGCACTGGAATTGCTGCCGGACCTGCTGGCGGGCAAACCGGTGCGGCTGGTGGACGAGCCGGGGGAGCCGGTGGTCGAACTGGCGCCCGCGGTCCGGACCCCGCCGCTCTGGGTCGGCAACGACTCGGCGGTGGCCCGGCGGCGGGCGGCCCGCTTCGGCGACGGCTGGTTCCCCTCGCTCATCCCGGTGGACGAGGTGGTCCGCGGGCGCGGGCACCTGGCCGAACTGGCGGGGGAGTACGAACGGCCGCTGCCCACGGTGACCGTCGGCGGGGTGGTCTCGTTCGGCGGCACGCCGGCCGGGGAGATCGCGGACCAGATCGCCGGCGGCTACGGCATGCCGATCGAGCGGGCGCGGAAGGTGCCGATCACCGGCACCCCGGACGACGCGGCCGACCGGTTCGCCGAGTACGCCGCCGCCGGGGTGGACCACCTCGTCCTCGGCATCAGCGGCGGCGACTGGCGGACCCAGGTGGACCGCCTGGCCGCCGCCCGCCACCTCGCCGGCTGA
- the rpsR gene encoding 30S ribosomal protein S18: protein MKRELKKRRNLLAAEKVSEVDWKDVALLRKFLSDRGKIRARRVTGLTPQQQRQVATAIKNAREMALLPYPARGR, encoded by the coding sequence GTGAAACGTGAGCTGAAGAAGCGGCGCAACCTGCTGGCCGCGGAGAAGGTGTCCGAAGTGGACTGGAAGGACGTGGCGCTGCTGCGGAAGTTCCTCTCGGACCGCGGCAAGATCCGCGCCCGCCGCGTCACGGGCCTCACACCGCAGCAGCAGCGCCAGGTGGCGACGGCGATCAAGAACGCCCGCGAAATGGCCCTGCTCCCCTATCCGGCACGAGGCCGCTGA
- the rpsN gene encoding 30S ribosomal protein S14: MAKKSKIARDAQRRVVVSRHAERRAELKEIVRSPGSSPEEKAAAVSALQALPRDSSPTRLRNRDVADGRPRGHLRKFGLSRVRFRQMAHNGELPGVTKSSW; encoded by the coding sequence ATGGCGAAGAAGTCGAAGATCGCCCGCGACGCGCAGCGACGGGTGGTCGTGTCCCGGCACGCGGAACGGCGGGCGGAACTGAAGGAAATCGTGCGCTCGCCCGGTTCCTCGCCCGAGGAGAAGGCGGCGGCGGTGTCGGCGCTCCAGGCCCTGCCGCGCGATTCGAGCCCGACGCGCCTGCGCAACCGGGACGTCGCCGACGGCAGGCCGCGGGGGCACCTGCGCAAGTTCGGCCTGTCGCGGGTGCGGTTCCGGCAGATGGCGCACAACGGCGAACTGCCCGGCGTGACGAAGTCGAGTTGGTGA
- the rpmG gene encoding 50S ribosomal protein L33: protein MARNEIRPIVKLRSTAGTGFTYVTRKNRRNDPDRLVLRKYDPVLRRHVEFKEDR, encoded by the coding sequence ATGGCGCGCAACGAGATCCGGCCGATCGTGAAGCTGCGGTCCACGGCGGGCACCGGCTTCACCTACGTCACGAGGAAGAACCGCCGCAACGACCCGGACCGGCTGGTGCTGCGCAAGTACGACCCGGTCCTCCGGCGGCACGTCGAGTTCAAGGAGGACCGCTGA
- the rpmB gene encoding 50S ribosomal protein L28, giving the protein MSAVCQVTGRRPGFGKQVSHSHRRTSRRWDPNLQTRRYWVPSEGRWIRLRVSVKGMKTIDKRGIDAVVASLRARGEKF; this is encoded by the coding sequence GTGTCGGCTGTGTGCCAGGTCACCGGGCGGCGGCCCGGGTTCGGCAAGCAGGTCTCGCACTCGCACAGGCGGACCTCGCGCCGCTGGGACCCGAACCTGCAGACGCGGCGCTACTGGGTGCCGAGCGAGGGCCGGTGGATCCGGCTGCGGGTTTCGGTCAAGGGCATGAAGACCATCGACAAGCGCGGCATCGACGCAGTGGTCGCTTCCCTGCGAGCACGGGGGGAGAAGTTCTGA
- the mrf gene encoding ribosome hibernation factor-recruiting GTPase MRF: protein MTEDPRIPLTLIGGLAAGASAALADRLRAGEPGTAVVHHNLRRIHEGVVTRRLQLGPRDQLTGLELAHGCVSCTLRQDLLPLLRQLSRLPEVRRIVVRLDEAMEPEPVCWALEHTLVGDRPVLEDVCVEAVVAVLDRATWLTDVTGDDTLAERGLRASPGDERTLAQVGIAQAEFADVLVLDGDTPDAWSAAKTAAVLDRLAPTAARLELSEVTDVLDAVPADARLGEVTDMHGPLLRGEPPLAADCGIALLTYTRTRPFHPERLHEAIDVLLDGVVRTRGRVWVASQPGMALWVESAGGGLGIGHAGAWLAAEDGPEWTDVSPERRTLASLRWHPEFGDRAQELVVLTHQATPQEVEAALDAALLTDAELAAGPDAWRRYPDPFGEWHEEPCDDDKADAPGHEVSAADRKDERR from the coding sequence GTGACCGAAGACCCCCGCATTCCCCTCACCCTGATCGGCGGCCTGGCCGCCGGGGCCAGTGCCGCGCTGGCCGACCGCCTGCGAGCCGGCGAGCCCGGCACCGCGGTGGTGCACCACAACCTGCGCCGGATCCACGAGGGCGTGGTCACCCGCAGGCTCCAGCTCGGCCCGCGTGACCAGCTCACCGGGCTCGAGCTGGCCCACGGCTGCGTCTCGTGCACCCTGCGCCAGGACCTGCTTCCCCTGCTTCGCCAGCTCTCCCGGCTGCCCGAGGTGCGCCGGATCGTGGTCCGGCTCGACGAGGCGATGGAACCGGAGCCGGTGTGCTGGGCGCTGGAGCACACGCTCGTCGGCGACCGGCCGGTGCTCGAAGACGTCTGCGTCGAAGCCGTGGTCGCGGTGCTCGACCGCGCTACCTGGCTCACCGACGTGACCGGTGACGACACGCTCGCCGAACGCGGCCTGCGGGCCAGCCCCGGAGACGAGCGCACGCTCGCCCAGGTCGGTATCGCGCAGGCCGAGTTCGCCGACGTGCTCGTGCTCGACGGGGACACGCCCGACGCCTGGAGCGCCGCGAAGACCGCCGCGGTGCTCGACCGCCTGGCGCCGACCGCGGCCCGCCTCGAACTGTCCGAGGTGACCGACGTCCTTGACGCGGTGCCCGCCGACGCCCGCCTCGGCGAGGTCACCGACATGCACGGCCCGCTCCTGCGCGGCGAGCCACCACTGGCCGCCGACTGCGGGATCGCGTTGCTGACCTACACCCGCACCCGGCCGTTCCACCCGGAACGCCTGCACGAAGCCATCGACGTCCTGCTCGACGGGGTGGTGCGCACGCGCGGCCGGGTGTGGGTGGCGAGCCAGCCCGGCATGGCCCTGTGGGTCGAGTCCGCGGGAGGCGGGCTCGGCATCGGGCACGCCGGTGCCTGGCTCGCCGCCGAAGACGGTCCTGAATGGACGGACGTCAGCCCGGAACGCCGCACCCTGGCGTCACTGCGCTGGCACCCGGAATTCGGTGACCGCGCACAGGAGCTGGTGGTGCTCACCCACCAGGCGACCCCGCAGGAGGTCGAAGCGGCGCTCGACGCGGCACTGCTCACCGACGCCGAACTCGCCGCCGGGCCGGACGCGTGGCGGCGCTACCCGGACCCGTTCGGCGAATGGCACGAAGAACCCTGCGACGACGACAAGGCAGACGCCCCGGGACACGAGGTCTCGGCGGCCGACCGGAAGGACGAGCGACGATGA
- a CDS encoding type B 50S ribosomal protein L31 yields MKPGIHPDYHPVVFKDNATGDAFLTRSTMTSEKSVEWTDGNTYPLVLVDISSASHPFWTGARRIMDTAGQVEKFHRRYGQRKAGK; encoded by the coding sequence ATGAAACCGGGAATCCACCCCGACTACCACCCGGTGGTGTTCAAGGACAACGCCACCGGAGACGCCTTCCTCACCCGGTCCACGATGACCTCGGAGAAATCCGTGGAGTGGACCGACGGGAACACCTATCCTCTGGTGCTGGTGGACATCAGCTCCGCCTCCCACCCGTTCTGGACCGGCGCGCGCCGCATCATGGACACCGCCGGGCAGGTCGAGAAGTTCCACCGCCGCTACGGACAGCGAAAGGCCGGTAAGTGA
- the rpmF gene encoding 50S ribosomal protein L32, with amino-acid sequence MAVPKRRTSRSNTRHRRAQWKAAAPDLVPIVVDGQRQLVPRRLIGHFQRLAR; translated from the coding sequence ATGGCCGTGCCCAAGCGCAGGACCTCGCGCAGCAACACCCGCCACCGCCGCGCCCAGTGGAAGGCCGCCGCGCCCGACCTGGTGCCGATCGTGGTCGACGGGCAGCGGCAGTTGGTGCCGCGGCGGCTGATCGGCCACTTCCAGCGGCTCGCCCGGTGA
- a CDS encoding class I SAM-dependent methyltransferase, protein MNPEFAGGVFTAAGAQFASWYARLWRPLGELTVAVTRPSPGDRVLDACCGSGASAVPAAIAVGPSGHVDAVDMAGGLLDQGRATAAGLDQLVFTEHDVLTWDGGPYDLVQCVYGVFFFPDMDAGARRLISRLRPGGRFAVTTWRHDGMARIVPIGQAAAAAERPELTGPAGRVGSQGRIDTPEKLTTWLTGLGLVDVEVEEIGFVQPLHPEDAWTLFLGAAMRAFITGMDEAAVARVKERYLAGLAEAGLTSLDCGSLVAVGRVPA, encoded by the coding sequence GTGAACCCGGAGTTCGCCGGCGGGGTGTTCACCGCCGCCGGTGCCCAGTTCGCCTCCTGGTACGCCCGGTTGTGGCGGCCCCTCGGTGAGCTCACCGTGGCCGTCACCCGGCCGTCGCCGGGGGACCGGGTGCTCGACGCCTGCTGCGGCTCGGGTGCCTCGGCCGTGCCCGCCGCGATCGCCGTCGGCCCGTCCGGGCACGTCGACGCGGTGGACATGGCAGGCGGCCTGCTCGACCAGGGCCGCGCCACCGCGGCTGGCCTCGACCAGCTGGTGTTCACCGAGCACGACGTGCTGACCTGGGACGGTGGCCCGTACGACCTGGTCCAGTGCGTGTACGGGGTGTTCTTCTTCCCGGACATGGACGCCGGCGCGCGGCGGCTGATCAGCAGGCTGCGCCCCGGCGGCCGGTTCGCGGTGACCACCTGGCGCCACGACGGCATGGCGCGGATCGTGCCGATCGGCCAGGCCGCCGCCGCGGCCGAGCGCCCGGAACTGACCGGCCCGGCCGGCCGCGTCGGCTCGCAGGGCCGGATCGACACGCCGGAGAAGCTGACGACCTGGCTGACCGGCCTGGGCCTGGTCGACGTCGAGGTCGAGGAGATCGGGTTCGTCCAGCCGCTGCACCCCGAGGACGCGTGGACGCTCTTCCTCGGCGCGGCCATGCGGGCCTTCATCACCGGGATGGACGAAGCGGCCGTCGCGCGGGTGAAGGAGCGCTACCTGGCCGGTCTCGCCGAAGCGGGCCTCACCTCGCTCGACTGCGGTTCGCTGGTGGCGGTCGGCCGCGTCCCCGCGTGA
- a CDS encoding ankyrin repeat domain-containing protein codes for MTDPEPDPELLELWAKVFGFARGGQTAELAAYVDAGIPANLTNDRGDTLVMLAAYHGHAGTVTALIERGADPNRINDRGQSPLAGAVFKAEPEVVRALLEGGADPEAGQPSALETARVFGNAAMLTILEP; via the coding sequence ATGACGGATCCCGAACCCGATCCCGAGCTGCTCGAACTGTGGGCCAAGGTCTTCGGTTTCGCCAGGGGCGGGCAGACCGCGGAGCTGGCGGCCTACGTGGACGCCGGCATCCCGGCGAACCTGACCAACGACCGCGGGGACACGCTGGTCATGCTCGCCGCCTACCACGGGCACGCCGGGACCGTCACCGCGCTGATCGAGCGCGGGGCCGACCCGAACCGGATCAACGACCGCGGCCAGAGCCCGCTGGCCGGTGCGGTGTTCAAGGCCGAGCCCGAGGTGGTCCGGGCGCTGCTCGAGGGTGGCGCGGATCCGGAAGCCGGGCAGCCGTCCGCGCTGGAGACCGCGCGCGTGTTCGGCAATGCCGCGATGCTCACAATCCTGGAACCCTGA